The Caldanaerovirga acetigignens genome segment ATTCCTCAATAACGATACTGAAGTAATCTCGCCTGATTGGTTAGAGGAACTCTTGAGCTATGCGCAACAAAAACGTATAGGAGCCGTAGGTGCCAAATTGCTTTTCCCCAATAACACAATACAGCACGCTGGGGTTATTATAGGTTTAGGTGGGGTAGCGGGGCATGCCTTTTACAGTCTTCCGGCGTCGGACCCAGGTTATATGGGTCTTGCTGATGTGACACGCAATTGTGCTGCGGTCACTGGAGCGTGTATGATGTTGCGGCGTATCGTTTTCGAAGAAGTTGGTGGCTTCGACGAAGAACTAGATGTAGCCTATAACGACGTAGACCTTTGCTTACGGATAATCCAGCATGGATGCTACATCGTTTGGACGCCGCATGCAGTGCTTTACCACCATGAATCGGCTTCGCGAGGTTATTACCAGCCGGAGCGTAACATTCGCTACTTTTGCGAGAAGTGGCGTGATTTTCTCGATCGGGGTGATCCTTTCTACAATCCGAACCTGGCGCTGGATAGGACTGATTTTATGGTGAAAGTTTAAACTTACTGCTTAAGGCTGAAAGTTATAGATATCGCAAGGTAGCATTGCCAGAAAATATTATGTTTTAGAGGCCATAGGCCTGGATAATATAGCGCTCAGCATTGATATGGCTGCTCTTATCCTCTTCTAGCGGGAGATACTACCCCGTCATCCTGGGACCCCTCCCATTGTAGAAATCAAATGCTTGCAAGTTCTGGTAGGATGATCTTCCCCGTATGGCTAGGGTCTGGTGCGGACCTTCAATACCCAGTCGGTTCTTGTTATCGGATGCGAGGCTAAGATGATGCAAAAGTTGCTCCTCAAGTTCCCTGCTGTAGTACTTTTGGATAGAAATATCTTTTTAAAGCTAGGGGGATCATTATGGAACCGGTACGCATAAGGGACCCCATTCATGGAATGATTGAGCTAAACGAAGGAGAAGCAGCTATCGTAAATCATGAGGTTTTTCAACGCCTGCGAAATATTCGGCAGTTAGCATTAACTTATAAAGTCTATCCCGGAGCTACTCATACTCGTTTCGAACATAGCCTGGGTGTAATGCATTTAGCAAGTAGAATAATGGATTCTCTATATAGGAGACCTTTATTAAGAGAGCGTTTCAATGAAGAAGAATTTAAGAGACTTCGGCAGCTTGTGAGGCTTGCCGGTCTCTTACACGACGTCGGACATGCGCCCTTTTCCCACGGTGGAGAAGCTGTTTTCCCTTCAGGCTTAAAGCATGAGAATTATTCGATTGCCATTATGCGGTGCTATTTTGATCCCATTATTGAAAAATATTTCCCAGATATTAAAGTAGAAGAAATTATTGCCCTACTAAATAAGGGTTACTTGGCTGCTGATTTAGTCTTTTTGGGAAAAATCATTGATGGTGAGCTGGATGCTGATAAACTGGATTATCTTCTCAGCGATTCCTATTATTGCGGTGTTCGATATGGGACTTACGATCTCGAGAGAATTTTAGATACTTTGACTGTGGTTCCGATCATGGAAAGAGCTTTTCCTGTACAGGATGAAAAAAACAAAGAAGACCTTACAGGATTTTGGCTACTTGGTATAGATTCCGATGGAATTCAGGCAGTGGAAGAACTTATATTTGCCAGGTATTGGATGTTTATCCAGGTATACTTTCATAAGACCAGGCGGATCTATGATTATTATTTGACGAGGTTTTTAAAAGATTTTCTTCAGGAAAAATATGAAGGATGTTTCCCTTCTCCCGACCGTTTAGAGGATTACATTTCGTTAGACGATTGTGCTATTCTAGAAGCAATAAAGAAAATGCGAAAAACCAACGAGTGGGCTCGTAGAATTTATGAAAGAGACCATTTATCTGAGGCTTTTGTTACCTTGCCTCACCACAGCGGCCTGGCAAGTTATATGGTAATTTCGGAGCTAAAAGAAAGGTTCTTTGAAAG includes the following:
- a CDS encoding HD domain-containing protein; this translates as MEPVRIRDPIHGMIELNEGEAAIVNHEVFQRLRNIRQLALTYKVYPGATHTRFEHSLGVMHLASRIMDSLYRRPLLRERFNEEEFKRLRQLVRLAGLLHDVGHAPFSHGGEAVFPSGLKHENYSIAIMRCYFDPIIEKYFPDIKVEEIIALLNKGYLAADLVFLGKIIDGELDADKLDYLLSDSYYCGVRYGTYDLERILDTLTVVPIMERAFPVQDEKNKEDLTGFWLLGIDSDGIQAVEELIFARYWMFIQVYFHKTRRIYDYYLTRFLKDFLQEKYEGCFPSPDRLEDYISLDDCAILEAIKKMRKTNEWARRIYERDHLSEAFVTLPHHSGLASYMVISELKERFFERYGNDPAKAYVDDKAKKLPTNPFFDLKKQEEEDEEGKENKKFTSIVVQDKHNPHKYYSIFECSLPLQLLSQRNINIVRFYVAREKKEEAAAWCNEQFIQIQSKIKEIEEGRT